A stretch of Ipomoea triloba cultivar NCNSP0323 chromosome 11, ASM357664v1 DNA encodes these proteins:
- the LOC115996094 gene encoding (13S,14R)-1,13-dihydroxy-N-methylcanadine 13-O-acetyltransferase AT1-like has translation MKKELQKYTTKRFVFSKQDIERIRNQSNQSEHHRRPSRVEALSAFVWAALIRATLPVNPNLKTHWLSHIVNFRKKLNPPLPSKCLGNILNETDTVWEVDRGELVTGRSLVRRVVEVMDKFTSDYVREMQAEGGFLKSIRARRSKISDYNEGEIKVLSISSLCKFPFGEIDFGWGKPVWIDIPQTFLDLALFVDTEDGGVEVWIGLEHEVMCNLDKETEFQSYVSSAHVLYESSCCPRIAL, from the coding sequence ATGAAAAAGGAGTTGCAGAAATACACCACGAAAAGATTTGTTTTTAGCAAACAGGATATCGAGCGGATCAGGAACCAGTCCAACCAATCAGAGCATCACCGCCGTCCATCTCGAGTGGAGGCGCTGTCGGCGTTCGTATGGGCGGCACTGATAAGAGCAACTCTACCGGTGAACCCAAACCTCAAGACGCACTGGCTCTCACATATTGTGAACTTTCGAAAGAAGTTGAACCCGCCTTTACCTTCAAAGTGCCTAGGCAACATCCTCAACGAGACTGACACCGTGTGGGAAGTAGACAGGGGCGAACTGGTTACTGGCCGGTCGCTTGTAAGAAGAGTAGTGGAAGTCATGGACAAGTTTACAAGCGACTACGTGAGGGAAATGCAAGCGGAGGGAGGGTTTCTCAAATCCATAAGAGCCCGACGATCAAAGATAAGTGATTACAATGAAGGTGAGATTAAAGTTTTAAGTATAAGTAGTTTGTGTAAATTTCCCTTTGGTGAAATTGATTTTGGGTGGGGGAAGCCCGTATGGATTGACATTCCTCAAACATTCTTGGACCTTGCTCTTTTCGTGGATACCGAAGATGGGGGAGTAGAAGTGTGGATTGGATTGGAACATGAAGTTATGTGCAATTTAGACAAGGAAACGGAATTTCAATCATATGTGTCGTCTGCCCATGTCCTTTATGAATCGTCTTGTTGTCCAAGAATTGCCCTTTAA
- the LOC115995813 gene encoding nifU-like protein 3, chloroplastic isoform X2, which yields MVAFIICIPHQVSLSRICTLPLKQSSFLKGQYHIRHITGVKWARRHRKRAGAVVSPSCILPLTEENVEKVLDEVRPGLMADGGNVALHEIDGLVVVLKLQGACGSCPSSTLTLKMGIETRLRDKIPEIEAVEQILDTETGLELNEENIEKLLAEIRPYLVGAGGGELELMQIEDYVVTVRLSGAAASVMTVRVALTQKLREAIPAIAAVRLVD from the exons ATGGTTGCCTTCATCATTTGTATCCCTCATCAAG TATCTCTTTCCAGGATATGCACTTTACCATTGAAGCAAAGTTCATTTCTAAAAGGTCAATATCACATTAGACACATCACTGGAGTCAAGTGGGCTCGTCGGCACAGAAAACGTGCAG GTGCTGTGGTTTCTCCTAGTTGTATCCTCCCTCTTACAGAGGAAAATGTTGAAAAGGTTCTGGATGAAGTCAGACCGGGCTTAATGGCTGATGGAGGGAATGTGGCTCTACATGAGATTGATGGCCTTGTTGTAGTGCTAAAGCTACAGGGAGCTTGTGGGTCCTGTCCAAGTTCTACATTGACATTAAAGATGGGAATTGAAACCCGCCTTCGTGATAAAATTCCAGAAATTGAAGCGGTTGAACAAATTCTTGACACCGAGACTGGCCTCGAGTTGAAtgaagaaaatattgaaaag CTTCTTGCAGAGATCAGACCGTATTTGGTGGGCGCAGGTGGTGGAGAACTGGAACTCATGCAGATCGAAGATTATGTTGTCACGGTCCGCCTTAGTGGCGCTGCTGCTAGTGTGATGACAGTGCGCGTTGCTCTAACACAAAAGTTAAGAGAAGCAATACCTGCAATAGCTGCTGTTCGGTTAGTTGATTAA
- the LOC115996093 gene encoding stemmadenine O-acetyltransferase-like, with product MALKVEVYGLKPSKMALKVEVYEKEKVRPSLKVEVYEKEKVRPSSPTPQTLRYHKLSLLDVLSGPFYAPHVLFYPSGAGPRRHDYDELKESLSKTLSILYPLAGRLKDGSIIECNDEGADFVRANVTNYDLGEFLRHPKQEDLRQLLPLEPYPEAIDPAMPMLAVQVNRFRCGETAVGFCTWHGVTDGGGVAGFYNILAAINRGEGPTDSAGGLVVDVAAIFSPAIPNISQVMLTAYAGMKKELRKYTTKRFVFSKQDIEPIRNQYSQSEHHRRPSRVDARIHMGGSDKSNSSGQPNPQDPLALTYCELSKEVEPALTFKVPRQHPPRD from the coding sequence ATGGCCCTGAAAGTTGAAGTTTATGGCTTGAAACCCTCAAAAATGGCCCTGAAAGTTGAAGTTTATGAAAAGGAGAAAGTGAGGCCATCCCTGAAAGTTGAAGTTTATGAAAAGGAGAAAGTGAGGCCATCTTCACCAACTCCCCAAACCTTGAGATACCACAAGCTTTCTCTCCTTGACGTACTTTCCGGGCCTTTTTATGCGCCCCATGTTTTGTTCTACCCCTCCGGCGCCGGCCCTCGTCGCCACGATTATGATGAGCTCAAGGAATCGCTCTCTAAGACATTGTCTATCTTGTACCCGCTGGCCGGAAGACTTAAAGATGGATCAATAATCGAATGCAACGATGAGGGTGCGGATTTCGTCCGAGCTAATGTTACGAATTACGATTTGGGTGAGTTTCTCCGGCACCCGAAGCAGGAAGATTTACGGCAGCTGCTTCCACTTGAGCCCTACCCAGAAGCTATTGATCCGGCCATGCCAATGTTAGCTGTTCAGGTGAACAGATTCCGGTGCGGCGAAACTGCGGTGGGGTTCTGCACTTGGCACGGGGTGACGGACGGTGGTGGGGTTGCCGGATTTTATAACATCTTGGCTGCGATCAACCGGGGGGAAGGACCCACTGATTCCGCCGGCGGTCTCGTCGTGGACGTCGCCGCAATTTTCTCGCCGGCGATTCCCAACATCTCCCAGGTAATGCTCACTGCCTATGCGGGAATGAAAAAGGAGTTGCGGAAATACACCACGAAAAGATTTGTTTTTAGCAAGCAGGATATCGAGCCGATCAGGAACCAGTACAGCCAATCGGAGCATCACCGCCGTCCATCTCGAGTGGACGCGCGCATTCATATGGGCGGCAGTGATAAGAGCAACTCTAGTGGCCAACCCAATCCTCAAGACCCACTGGCTCTCACATATTGTGAACTTTCGAAAGAAGTTGAACCCGCCCTTACTTTCAAAGTGCCTAGGCAACATCCTCCACGGGACTGA
- the LOC115995778 gene encoding uncharacterized protein LOC115995778 — protein sequence MRLSFSKIGNAIPFSSLFRQLEQDVETVVKALQPGALGIIEHKFNLEEIQKAKDTVERAVANWQRHAKTEKHNPYLKDFIDG from the exons ATGCGCTTATCTTTCTCGAAGATCGGAAATGCAATTCCTTTTTCCAGTCTCTTTAG GCAACTGGAGCAGGATGTGGAAACTGTTGTCAAGGCGCTACAACCTGGTGCATTGGGAATCATAGAACACAAATTTAACTTGGAGGAGATACAGAAGGCAAAGGACACTGTTGAGAGAGCAGTGGCAAATTGGCAGAGGCATGCCAAAACTGAGAAACATAACCCCTACTTGAAAGATTTTATTGATGGGTGA
- the LOC115995813 gene encoding nifU-like protein 3, chloroplastic isoform X1 produces the protein MDAISTIHLNGCLHHLYPSSRICTLPLKQSSFLKGQYHIRHITGVKWARRHRKRAGAVVSPSCILPLTEENVEKVLDEVRPGLMADGGNVALHEIDGLVVVLKLQGACGSCPSSTLTLKMGIETRLRDKIPEIEAVEQILDTETGLELNEENIEKLLAEIRPYLVGAGGGELELMQIEDYVVTVRLSGAAASVMTVRVALTQKLREAIPAIAAVRLVD, from the exons ATGGATGCAATTTCAACCATTCATCTGAATGGTTGCCTTCATCATTTGTATCCCTCATCAAG GATATGCACTTTACCATTGAAGCAAAGTTCATTTCTAAAAGGTCAATATCACATTAGACACATCACTGGAGTCAAGTGGGCTCGTCGGCACAGAAAACGTGCAG GTGCTGTGGTTTCTCCTAGTTGTATCCTCCCTCTTACAGAGGAAAATGTTGAAAAGGTTCTGGATGAAGTCAGACCGGGCTTAATGGCTGATGGAGGGAATGTGGCTCTACATGAGATTGATGGCCTTGTTGTAGTGCTAAAGCTACAGGGAGCTTGTGGGTCCTGTCCAAGTTCTACATTGACATTAAAGATGGGAATTGAAACCCGCCTTCGTGATAAAATTCCAGAAATTGAAGCGGTTGAACAAATTCTTGACACCGAGACTGGCCTCGAGTTGAAtgaagaaaatattgaaaag CTTCTTGCAGAGATCAGACCGTATTTGGTGGGCGCAGGTGGTGGAGAACTGGAACTCATGCAGATCGAAGATTATGTTGTCACGGTCCGCCTTAGTGGCGCTGCTGCTAGTGTGATGACAGTGCGCGTTGCTCTAACACAAAAGTTAAGAGAAGCAATACCTGCAATAGCTGCTGTTCGGTTAGTTGATTAA
- the LOC115995776 gene encoding monothiol glutaredoxin-S2-like, whose translation MNSVDSLAAGKPVVIFSKSSCCMSHTIKTLISSFGANPVVYELDELPNGQQLERALTASGQMPNIPAVYIGEELVGGANEIMALHLKGKLVPLLKKAKAIWV comes from the coding sequence ATGAATTCAGTTGACAGCTTGGCAGCAGGCAAGCCAGTGGTGATCTTCAGCAAGAGCTCTTGCTGTATGTCCCACACTATTAAGACGCTCATTAGCAGCTTTGGAGCTAACCCAGTGGTTTATGAGCTGGATGAACTTCCTAATGGACAACAACTAGAACGGGCACTGACGGCATCAGGGCAAATGCCAAACATACCAGCTGTATACATAGGGGAAGAATTGGTTGGAGGAGCAAATGAGATCATGGCCCTCCACCTCAAGGGAAAGCTAGTCCCATTGCTCAAGAAGGCAAAAGCGATATGGGTATAG